The following are encoded in a window of Maridesulfovibrio ferrireducens genomic DNA:
- the atpB gene encoding F0F1 ATP synthase subunit A, producing MAAGLPHPLLFMTELNNALGTHIPIHVWYTWLAMLILFTIGFLVSRKLSLVPGGLQNLVEIIVGGLEDFVVANIGEGGRTVFPFMCTLFVYILVMNLLGLVPGCDAPTANVNTNAAMAVCTFLYYNYIGIKQHGAGYIKHFFGPVPALAPLMFIIEIVSHISRPLSLTLRLFGNIRGEEIVLVLLFMLAPVASTLPMYFLFMLAKVIQAFIFFMLTMIYLKGSLEHAH from the coding sequence ATGGCTGCAGGATTACCACATCCATTATTATTCATGACAGAGTTGAACAATGCTTTGGGAACTCACATCCCCATTCATGTATGGTATACATGGTTAGCAATGCTCATTCTGTTCACTATCGGGTTTCTCGTTTCCAGAAAACTTAGTCTGGTTCCGGGCGGGCTTCAAAATCTAGTCGAGATAATTGTCGGCGGTCTTGAAGACTTTGTTGTTGCGAACATCGGTGAGGGTGGGCGTACAGTTTTTCCTTTCATGTGTACTTTGTTTGTTTACATCCTTGTGATGAACCTTTTAGGCCTTGTTCCCGGTTGTGACGCTCCTACAGCGAACGTCAACACCAATGCGGCAATGGCTGTTTGTACTTTTCTTTACTACAACTACATTGGTATCAAGCAACATGGTGCAGGATACATCAAGCATTTCTTTGGGCCGGTTCCAGCACTCGCTCCTTTGATGTTTATCATCGAAATCGTTTCGCACATTTCTCGTCCGCTTTCACTTACTCTACGTCTGTTCGGTAACATTCGCGGTGAAGAAATTGTTCTCGTGCTCTTGTTCATGCTTGCTCCCGTAGCTTCTACCTTGCCCATGTACTTCTTGTTCATGCTTGCAAAGGTAATCCAGGCATTCATCTTCTTCATGCTTACCATGATTTATTTGAAGGGCTCTCTGGAACACGCTCATTAG
- the atpE gene encoding ATP synthase F0 subunit C has product MRKALLIVVNTMALVLAAGAAFAAGVAPEVASATASATAIGMAIAAAGCGIGQGLGLKAACEGTARNPEAGGKITVTLILGLAFIESLAIYALVVNLILLFANPLIG; this is encoded by the coding sequence ATGCGTAAAGCTCTACTTATCGTTGTGAACACAATGGCTCTCGTACTCGCAGCTGGCGCAGCATTTGCTGCTGGCGTTGCTCCTGAAGTTGCTTCCGCTACTGCTTCCGCTACTGCTATCGGTATGGCTATTGCTGCTGCTGGTTGTGGTATCGGTCAGGGTCTTGGACTTAAAGCTGCTTGTGAAGGCACTGCACGTAACCCAGAAGCTGGTGGTAAAATCACAGTTACTTTGATTCTTGGTCTTGCATTCATCGAATCCTTAGCTATTTACGCTCTCGTTGTTAACCTCATCCTTCTCTTCGCTAACCCACTTATCGGTTAG
- a CDS encoding redox-sensing transcriptional repressor Rex gives MKTQNIPKATIKRLAVYIQVLSGLKRDGVEVVSSEKLARACSVNPSQIRKDLAYFGEFGVRGVGYYVHELISSIKHSLGVDRVWGCALVGVGNLGRALLRHKEFALRGFSIRAAFDCDPYKIGEIVSGLEVVCTRQLKGRVDEFGLEIGIITTPPERAQRAANYLVDGGIKGIVNFAQARIQVPKEITVEYVDFTHHFYSVAFNISSSD, from the coding sequence GTGAAAACCCAAAATATCCCCAAAGCGACAATCAAACGACTCGCAGTTTACATACAAGTTCTCTCAGGGCTGAAGCGTGACGGTGTTGAAGTTGTGTCCTCAGAAAAGTTAGCTCGCGCATGTTCAGTTAATCCTTCCCAAATTCGCAAAGATTTAGCTTATTTCGGAGAGTTTGGTGTGCGTGGTGTCGGCTATTATGTGCATGAATTGATTTCTTCCATTAAGCATTCTTTAGGTGTCGACCGAGTTTGGGGCTGTGCCCTTGTCGGGGTCGGTAACCTTGGACGGGCTTTGCTTCGCCATAAAGAGTTTGCATTAAGAGGTTTTTCTATCAGGGCTGCATTCGACTGTGATCCTTATAAAATAGGTGAAATCGTTTCAGGACTTGAAGTTGTTTGTACACGCCAGCTAAAGGGCAGAGTTGATGAGTTCGGCCTTGAAATCGGAATAATTACTACACCTCCTGAAAGGGCTCAAAGAGCAGCCAATTATCTTGTTGATGGCGGCATAAAAGGGATTGTAAATTTTGCTCAGGCAAGAATTCAAGTTCCAAAAGAAATTACTGTTGAGTACGTCGACTTCACTCATCATTTTTATTCAGTTGCATTTAATATCAGCTCATCAGATTAA